One segment of Daphnia magna isolate NIES linkage group LG2, ASM2063170v1.1, whole genome shotgun sequence DNA contains the following:
- the LOC116917311 gene encoding transmembrane protein 134 isoform X1, whose product MAKKPFSIDDAFDENLDDVVVRVYGSTTVDKLAFNSRNNSGVKPASSEGSARSKHLYSYSNIFTDTQCVENQITNINSSAVPHGTHPHHTPVLLSIRTGIMQDDTASKDSDSLIHESYQYSPSYFDPDRIWWKHPRVKENWKVVATAFALVIIGLGLLVTGITVLILPSGGVQGLVFLIIGVICFIPGAYHIVYIYLAVKGRKGYNFYHLPLFN is encoded by the exons ATGGCAAAAAAGCCATTCTCAATTGATGATGCTTTTGATGAAAATCTCGACGATGTGGTGGTACGCGTTTACGGCAGCACAACTGTCGATAAATTGGCGTTCAATTCACGAAATAATAGCGGCGTGAAACCTGCATCTAGTGAAGGTAGTGCACGAAGCAAACACTTGTATTCATATTCAAACATCTTTACTGATACACAAT GTGTTGAAAATCAAATTACAAACATAAACTCATCAGCAGTTCCTCATGGCACACATCCACACCACACCCCAGTATTACTGAGCATTCGAACAGGAATCATGCAGGATGAC ACTGCATCTAAAGACAGTGACTCCCTTATTCATGAAAGTTACCAATACTCACCATCATACTTTGATCCAGACAGAATTTGGTGGAAACATCCTCGTGTCAAAGAAAATTGGAAAGTTGTAGCTACTGCCTTTGCCCTGGTCATTATTGGATTGg GTTTATTGGTCACAGGGATTACTGTGTTGATACTTCCATCAGGAGGAGTTCAAGGTTTAGTTTTTCTTATCATAGGAGTGATTTGCTTTATTCCAGGAGCTTAT CACATTGTCTACATTTATCTTGCCGTCAAGGGAAGGAAAGGATATAACTTTTATCATTTGCCTCTCTTCAATTAA
- the LOC116917311 gene encoding transmembrane protein 134 isoform X2, whose protein sequence is MAKKPFSIDDAFDENLDDVVVRVYGSTTVDKLAFNSRNNSGVKPASSEGVENQITNINSSAVPHGTHPHHTPVLLSIRTGIMQDDTASKDSDSLIHESYQYSPSYFDPDRIWWKHPRVKENWKVVATAFALVIIGLGLLVTGITVLILPSGGVQGLVFLIIGVICFIPGAYHIVYIYLAVKGRKGYNFYHLPLFN, encoded by the exons ATGGCAAAAAAGCCATTCTCAATTGATGATGCTTTTGATGAAAATCTCGACGATGTGGTGGTACGCGTTTACGGCAGCACAACTGTCGATAAATTGGCGTTCAATTCACGAAATAATAGCGGCGTGAAACCTGCATCTAGTGAAG GTGTTGAAAATCAAATTACAAACATAAACTCATCAGCAGTTCCTCATGGCACACATCCACACCACACCCCAGTATTACTGAGCATTCGAACAGGAATCATGCAGGATGAC ACTGCATCTAAAGACAGTGACTCCCTTATTCATGAAAGTTACCAATACTCACCATCATACTTTGATCCAGACAGAATTTGGTGGAAACATCCTCGTGTCAAAGAAAATTGGAAAGTTGTAGCTACTGCCTTTGCCCTGGTCATTATTGGATTGg GTTTATTGGTCACAGGGATTACTGTGTTGATACTTCCATCAGGAGGAGTTCAAGGTTTAGTTTTTCTTATCATAGGAGTGATTTGCTTTATTCCAGGAGCTTAT CACATTGTCTACATTTATCTTGCCGTCAAGGGAAGGAAAGGATATAACTTTTATCATTTGCCTCTCTTCAATTAA
- the LOC116917245 gene encoding uncharacterized protein LOC116917245, with product MGNKHSHDESDGDDRSHLGTLRDFLKAKSPVLSPSSKRNIKEEAGDHGLACQITNITSSFSDRDSVNKQAGVDSSYPESGVASSSKPDGITKLAKELIIRTQNQDTKDGISLSTFCKYVCHGCVHLGQALFRDFSKLGKNSKKSPNKQVLSKEQFVMGSQKIVQLIGEEPLLTFYIQIFASEDDALSHDDVSQFLQSCYQLSLGTTTSTEHSEEVIQMVITAMFHGKSSLSSKYVIHWVQENCPRVVTWMHRHLVHRLTVGFRILQQNREAKIEVEHDTDLATNIETPVLATTRRDSLSLFPCSPVSPIGTEFSLQRQPDQSQADIEQVISETRLHPMQIWLLGCTLPLVYTRPVPALPSSPSINGIVLMDPHTFISRMLASHSPSNWTMLYNSDNDGLSLNRFEHHVMGYRGPTVSFLHAEGNRIFCLAVDLAWKESIQFWGTPNTITVQLTPEYRVIDRGESMMYYNTSVRGYPFGIQVGTDHRHPCIEIDKEFSRLSYRKIPYRLEAIQVWGCGTSQQRESQLEYKKWELKQVEKSRNVKLSAVDWNDHPDKCLLEMASHRPNYSQFGNA from the exons ATGGGAAACAAACACAGTCATGACGAATCAGATGGAGATGATAGAAGTCATTTGGGGACGTTACGAGATTTTCTAAAAGCCAAGTCGCCTGTTTTGTCTCCGTCAAGTAAACGAAATATTAAAGAAGAAGCAGGTGATCATGGTCTTGCTTGTCAAATAACCAACATCACATCCAGCTTCAGTGATAGAGATTCTGTAAACAAGCAAGCAGGCGTTGATTCTTCATACCCTGAATCAGGAGTTGCTTCCAGCTCAAAACCAGATGGAATTACTAAACTTGCTAAG GAGCTCATAATACGAACACAGAACCAAGACACCAAGGATGGAATATCTCTCAGCACATTTTGT AAATATGTTTGCCATGGCTGTGTCCATTTAGGTCAGGCATTGTTCAGAGATTTTTCCAAACTGGGGAAGAACTCTAAGAAGTCACCTAATAAGCAAGTACTCTCCAAAGAACAGTTTGTTATGGGATCACAAAAAATAGTACAACTAATTGGAGAAGAACCATTGCTGACATTCTATATTCAG ATTTTTGCGAGTGAAGATGACGCATTAAGCCATGATGATGTTAGCCAGTTTCTTCAATCGTGCTACCAGCTCTCGTTAGGAACCACAACTTCTACGGAACACAGCGAAGAGGTTATACAAATGGTTATAACAGCTATG TTTCATGGTAAAAGCTCCCTTAGCTCAAAATATGTCATTCACTGGGTACAAGAAAATTGCCCTCGAGTTGTGACATGGATGCACCGTCACCTTGTCCACCGTCTGACCGTTGGCTTTCGCATATTACAGCAGAACCGGGAAGCCAAAATAGAAGTTGAACACGACACTGATCTCGCAACGA ATATAGAAACCCCGGTGTTGGCTACAACTCGTCGAGATAGTTTGTCTCTTTTCCCTTGCAGCCCCGTTTCTCCAATCGGTACGGAATTTTCCTTACAAAGGCAGCCAGATCAATCTCAGG CTGACATAGAACAAGTGATTTCTGAGACAAGACTTCACCCGATGCAAATCTGGTTATTGGGGTGTACGCTTCCATTGGTTTATACGCGTCCCGTTCCTGCACTTCCTAGCTCGCCGTCCATCAACGGAATTGTTTTAATGGATCCCCACACGTTCATATCTCGAATG CTTGCTTCACACAGCCCTTCCAATTGGACGATGCTGTACAATAGTGATAACGACGGCTTATCATTAAACCGATTCGAGCACCATGTAATGGGTTATCGTGGCCCTACTGTCTCCTTCCTACATGCCGAGGGCAAtcgcattttttgtttggctgTTGATCTCGCATGGAAGGAATCAATCCAATTTTGGGGAACACCTAATACA ATCACCGTTCAGCTGACTCCCGAATATCGAGTAATCGATC GTGGCGAAAGCATGATGTACTACAATACCTCCGTTCGTGGATATCCTTTTGGAATCCAAGTGGGTACAGATCACCGACATCCTTGCATTGAAATCGATAAAGAATTTTCGCGCCTGAGCTATAGAAAAATACCGTATAGACTGGAAGCTATTCAAGTATGGGGTTGTGGTACAAGCCAACAGAG AGAGTCTCAGCTGGAGTACAAAAAATGGGAATTGAAGCAAGTAGAGAAGAGTCGGAACGTTAAACTTTCCGCCGTGGACTGGAACGACCATCCTGACAAGTGCCTTCTCGAAATGGCTTCTCACAGGCCAAATTATTCTCAGTTTGGAAATGCGTGA